The Drosophila subpulchrella strain 33 F10 #4 breed RU33 chromosome 4, RU_Dsub_v1.1 Primary Assembly, whole genome shotgun sequence genome has a window encoding:
- the LOC119556329 gene encoding microphthalmia-associated transcription factor isoform X2, with product MFSYWSKKSIPSKVECKELAKELSISENTFRTEVEMERQKMAQPTTDRHVLEFQDFLRRVQTLQMSHTEASEKQDLTVNRSNLRSSTAIEVGEEPPTIQATDNIGKAYPSTDLSFGDNVPMATTNIRVTVGIDKDLEMILEMDPSIVDLGDISIAEATEPRIVGLPPLSGGPTFKTATPTSRTQLKLQLQREQHQQQQQQMMIQQQTLDSPDPKMHLLFGSGQGSMESEFIDSGSTSACGSGSSSLEQMSQLVQMDSLIDTSSAAKLKVPLQSIGVDVPPQVLQVSTVLENPTRYHVIQKQKNQVRQYLSESFKPSIWGCHNSEIKMANNSASTGNLQSSSLDKGLPLERTNSFGCDTTVSAKRNMHSDDPMPISTFGTSFSRSDNINPNIDQVSGESAMAQKTNQLGFAKANSSLSSTTRTSSGMMNSIRISSTASSLQSTSAPISPSLSSVATSASEPDDLFDDILQNDSFNFDKNFNSELSIKQEPQNLTDAEINAMAKDRQKKDNHNMIERRRRFNINDRIKELGTLLPKGSDAFYEVVRDIRPNKGTILKSSVDYIKCLKHEVTRLRQNECRQRQMELQNRKLMSRIRELEMQAKSHGISLSDYHLTSVSAPTQANAYLKGSSLSPVSRSRRSLFDLPVEKKIQAMNSGDVNMGMNQIDELMEDCKHPVQGGDPMLSSHSHMPSASGSPSSKELNCASFDPKIVSEADVGLFRGKSNLVADDCCSINCSTSCYIQHQATHEGHRNHCHHSSIRGIHSLSDSVQNSEFGRLEHCDDPLLSSSRRSLGTVDEDQHSSVDMSAVMINDSLSSLVDDNQSEPMLLTPDTLDIDL from the exons atgttttcttacTGGAGCAAAAAAAGTATTCCAAGCAAAGTTGAATGTAAAGAGTTGGCGAAAGAATTGTCCATAAGCGAAAATACTTTTCGAACAGAAGTAGAAATGGAAAGGCAGAAAATGGCTCAGCCGACTACAGATAGGCATGTCCTGGAGTTTCAAGACTTTCTAAGGCGGGTTCAGACTTTACAGATGTCACACACCGAGGCAAGCGAAAAACAAGATTTAACAGTCAATCGGTCCAATTTGCGCAGTTCCACGGCTATTGAAGTCGGAGAGGAACCGCCGACTATACAAGCAACTGATAATATTGGTAAAGCATATCCTTCGACAGATCTAAGTTTTGGTGATAATGTGCCTATGGCTACTACAAATATCCGAGTAACAGTTGGTATCGACAAAGATTTAGAAATGATTCTTGAAATGGATCCAAGTATTGTAGATTTGGGCGATATTAGTATTGCCGAAGCAACAGAGCCGCGCATAGTGGGTTTACCTCCACTCTCGGGTGG ACCAACATTCAAAACTGCCACTCCCACTTCACGAACCCAACTAAAACTTCAGTTACAACGggagcaacatcaacagcaacaacagcaaatgATGATACAGCAACAGACCCTGGATTCACCAGATCCGAAAATGCACCTTTTGTTTGGCAGTGGACAGGGATCCATGGAATCGGAATTTATCGACAGCGGTAGTACCAGCGCATGTGGCAGCGGGTCATCTAGTTTAGAGCAAATGTCACAATTAGTGCAAATGGATAGTTTGATTGACACGTCAAGTGCGGCTAAACTTAAAGTTCCTCTTCAAAGTATTGGTGTAGATGTGCCACCCCAAGTGCTGCag GTCAGTACAGTTCTTGAAAACCCGACCAGGTATCACGTTATTCAAAAGCAAAAAAATCAAGTGAGACAATATCTTAGCGAATCCTTTAAGCCATCTATATGGGGCTGCCATAACAGCGAA ATTAAAATGGCGAATAACTCTGCTTCAACCGGTAATCTTCAAAGTTCATCCTTAGATAAAGGTCTTCCGTTGGAGCGTACAAACAGTTTTGGGTGTGATACGACTGTTAGTGCTAAGAGAAATATGCATTCCGACGACCCAATGCCTATTTCCACCTTTGGAACCAGTTTTTCAAGAAGTGATAACATAAATCCCAATATTGATCAAGTTTCTGGAGAGTCAGCCATGGCACAAAAAACCAACCAGTTAGGATTTGCTAAAGCTAATTCAAGCCTAAGTTCAACAACACGCACTTCTTCGGGAATGATGAATTCAATTAGAATTTCCAGCACAGCCAGTTCGTTGCAGTCTACTTCAGCACCCATTTCGCCTAGCCTAAGCTCGGTTGCAACAAGTGCCTCGGAG CCAGATGACCTTTTTGATGATATTTTGCAAAATGACTCCTTTAACTTTGacaaaaatttcaattctGAGCTTTCAATTAAACAGGAGCCTCAAAATTTAACTGATGCTGAAATTAATGCTATGGCAAAAGACAGACAAAAGAAGGATAACCACAATATGA TTGAGCGAAGACGCCGTTTTAATATCAATGACAGAATCAAAGAGCTTGGTACGCTTTTGCCAAAGGGTAGTGACGCATTTTACGAAGTTGTTCGTGATATTCGtccaaacaaagggacaatcTTAAAATCCTCTGTTGACTATATTAAATGTTTGAAACATGAGGTGACTCGTTTAAGACAAAATGAGTGTCGTCAACGTCAAATGGAGTTGCAAAATCGAAAACTTATGTCTCGAATAAGG GAGTTGGAAATGCAGGCGAAGTCCCACGGAATATCTTTATCAGACTACCACTTAACTTCCGTATCGGCGCCTACCCAAGCCAACGCATATCTTAAAGGTTCAAGTCTGTCTCCCGTTTCTCGAAGCCGTCGATCCCTTTTTGATCTACCTGTTGAAAAAAAA ATACAAGCTATGAACAGTGGCGATGTTAATATGGGTATGAATCAGATCGATGAACTAATGGAGGATTGCAAGCATCCAGTACAAGGTGGCGACCCGATGTTGTCATCGCATAGTCACATGCCATCCGCTTCAGGGTCACCATCTTCAAAGGAATTAAATTGTGCTAGCTTTGATCCAAAGATTGTCTCGGAGGCTGATGTAGGCCTATTTAGAGGAAAGTCAAATTTAGTAGCAGATGATTGTTGCAGTATAAATTGCAGTACTTCATGCTATATTCAGCACCAGGCAACACACGAGGGTCACCGAAATCATTGCCACCACTCCAGTATACGCGGGATTCACAGTTTATCTGATTCAGTTCAAAACTCTGAGTTCGGTAGACTTGAACATTGCGACGATCCGCTGTTGTCATCTTCCCGAAGGTCTCTGGGCACAGTAGATGAAGATCAACATAGTTCTGTTGATATGTCTGCGGTTATGATAAATGACTCACTTTCTTCTTTGGTGGATGACAATCAGAGTGAGCCTATGCTTCTCACTCCTGACACCTTAGATATTGACTtgtaa
- the LOC119556329 gene encoding microphthalmia-associated transcription factor isoform X6 produces the protein MTESGIDLGFDMEFDLNISLLNDNENMDFLPNITVAGSSENVEFYELKSSTRCLRSDEIPTFKTATPTSRTQLKLQLQREQHQQQQQQMMIQQQTLDSPDPKMHLLFGSGQGSMESEFIDSGSTSACGSGSSSLEQMSQLVQMDSLIDTSSAAKLKVPLQSIGVDVPPQVLQVSTVLENPTRYHVIQKQKNQVRQYLSESFKPSIWGCHNSEIKMANNSASTGNLQSSSLDKGLPLERTNSFGCDTTVSAKRNMHSDDPMPISTFGTSFSRSDNINPNIDQVSGESAMAQKTNQLGFAKANSSLSSTTRTSSGMMNSIRISSTASSLQSTSAPISPSLSSVATSASEPDDLFDDILQNDSFNFDKNFNSELSIKQEPQNLTDAEINAMAKDRQKKDNHNMIERRRRFNINDRIKELGTLLPKGSDAFYEVVRDIRPNKGTILKSSVDYIKCLKHEVTRLRQNECRQRQMELQNRKLMSRIRELEMQAKSHGISLSDYHLTSVSAPTQANAYLKGSSLSPVSRSRRSLFDLPVEKKIQAMNSGDVNMGMNQIDELMEDCKHPVQGGDPMLSSHSHMPSASGSPSSKELNCASFDPKIVSEADVGLFRGKSNLVADDCCSINCSTSCYIQHQATHEGHRNHCHHSSIRGIHSLSDSVQNSEFGRLEHCDDPLLSSSRRSLGTVDEDQHSSVDMSAVMINDSLSSLVDDNQSEPMLLTPDTLDIDL, from the exons ATGACGGAATCTGGAATTGATTTGGGCTTCGATATGGAGTTCGATCTAAATATTAGTCTGTTAAATGATAACGAAAATATGGATTTTCTACCAAATATTACTGTAGCAGGCAGTTCTGAAAATGTGGAGTTCTATGAATTAAAATCATCAACTCGCTGTTTACGATCTGACGAAAT ACCAACATTCAAAACTGCCACTCCCACTTCACGAACCCAACTAAAACTTCAGTTACAACGggagcaacatcaacagcaacaacagcaaatgATGATACAGCAACAGACCCTGGATTCACCAGATCCGAAAATGCACCTTTTGTTTGGCAGTGGACAGGGATCCATGGAATCGGAATTTATCGACAGCGGTAGTACCAGCGCATGTGGCAGCGGGTCATCTAGTTTAGAGCAAATGTCACAATTAGTGCAAATGGATAGTTTGATTGACACGTCAAGTGCGGCTAAACTTAAAGTTCCTCTTCAAAGTATTGGTGTAGATGTGCCACCCCAAGTGCTGCag GTCAGTACAGTTCTTGAAAACCCGACCAGGTATCACGTTATTCAAAAGCAAAAAAATCAAGTGAGACAATATCTTAGCGAATCCTTTAAGCCATCTATATGGGGCTGCCATAACAGCGAA ATTAAAATGGCGAATAACTCTGCTTCAACCGGTAATCTTCAAAGTTCATCCTTAGATAAAGGTCTTCCGTTGGAGCGTACAAACAGTTTTGGGTGTGATACGACTGTTAGTGCTAAGAGAAATATGCATTCCGACGACCCAATGCCTATTTCCACCTTTGGAACCAGTTTTTCAAGAAGTGATAACATAAATCCCAATATTGATCAAGTTTCTGGAGAGTCAGCCATGGCACAAAAAACCAACCAGTTAGGATTTGCTAAAGCTAATTCAAGCCTAAGTTCAACAACACGCACTTCTTCGGGAATGATGAATTCAATTAGAATTTCCAGCACAGCCAGTTCGTTGCAGTCTACTTCAGCACCCATTTCGCCTAGCCTAAGCTCGGTTGCAACAAGTGCCTCGGAG CCAGATGACCTTTTTGATGATATTTTGCAAAATGACTCCTTTAACTTTGacaaaaatttcaattctGAGCTTTCAATTAAACAGGAGCCTCAAAATTTAACTGATGCTGAAATTAATGCTATGGCAAAAGACAGACAAAAGAAGGATAACCACAATATGA TTGAGCGAAGACGCCGTTTTAATATCAATGACAGAATCAAAGAGCTTGGTACGCTTTTGCCAAAGGGTAGTGACGCATTTTACGAAGTTGTTCGTGATATTCGtccaaacaaagggacaatcTTAAAATCCTCTGTTGACTATATTAAATGTTTGAAACATGAGGTGACTCGTTTAAGACAAAATGAGTGTCGTCAACGTCAAATGGAGTTGCAAAATCGAAAACTTATGTCTCGAATAAGG GAGTTGGAAATGCAGGCGAAGTCCCACGGAATATCTTTATCAGACTACCACTTAACTTCCGTATCGGCGCCTACCCAAGCCAACGCATATCTTAAAGGTTCAAGTCTGTCTCCCGTTTCTCGAAGCCGTCGATCCCTTTTTGATCTACCTGTTGAAAAAAAA ATACAAGCTATGAACAGTGGCGATGTTAATATGGGTATGAATCAGATCGATGAACTAATGGAGGATTGCAAGCATCCAGTACAAGGTGGCGACCCGATGTTGTCATCGCATAGTCACATGCCATCCGCTTCAGGGTCACCATCTTCAAAGGAATTAAATTGTGCTAGCTTTGATCCAAAGATTGTCTCGGAGGCTGATGTAGGCCTATTTAGAGGAAAGTCAAATTTAGTAGCAGATGATTGTTGCAGTATAAATTGCAGTACTTCATGCTATATTCAGCACCAGGCAACACACGAGGGTCACCGAAATCATTGCCACCACTCCAGTATACGCGGGATTCACAGTTTATCTGATTCAGTTCAAAACTCTGAGTTCGGTAGACTTGAACATTGCGACGATCCGCTGTTGTCATCTTCCCGAAGGTCTCTGGGCACAGTAGATGAAGATCAACATAGTTCTGTTGATATGTCTGCGGTTATGATAAATGACTCACTTTCTTCTTTGGTGGATGACAATCAGAGTGAGCCTATGCTTCTCACTCCTGACACCTTAGATATTGACTtgtaa
- the LOC119556329 gene encoding microphthalmia-associated transcription factor isoform X3, translating into MTESGIDLGFDMEFDLNISLLNDNENMDFLPNITVAGSSENVEFYELKSSTRCLRSDEIPTFKTATPTSRTQLKLQLQREQHQQQQQQMMIQQQTLDSPDPKMHLLFGSGQGSMESEFIDSGSTSACGSGSSSLEQMSQLVQMDSLIDTSSAAKLKVPLQSIGVDVPPQVLQVSTVLENPTRYHVIQKQKNQVRQYLSESFKPSIWGCHNSEIKMANNSASTGNLQSSSLDKGLPLERTNSFGCDTTVSAKRNMHSDDPMPISTFGTSFSRSDNINPNIDQVSGESAMAQKTNQLGFAKANSSLSSTTRTSSGMMNSIRISSTASSLQSTSAPISPSLSSVATSASELPSFDSDPDDLFDDILQNDSFNFDKNFNSELSIKQEPQNLTDAEINAMAKDRQKKDNHNMIERRRRFNINDRIKELGTLLPKGSDAFYEVVRDIRPNKGTILKSSVDYIKCLKHEVTRLRQNECRQRQMELQNRKLMSRIRELEMQAKSHGISLSDYHLTSVSAPTQANAYLKGSSLSPVSRSRRSLFDLPVEKKIQAMNSGDVNMGMNQIDELMEDCKHPVQGGDPMLSSHSHMPSASGSPSSKELNCASFDPKIVSEADVGLFRGKSNLVADDCCSINCSTSCYIQHQATHEGHRNHCHHSSIRGIHSLSDSVQNSEFGRLEHCDDPLLSSSRRSLGTVDEDQHSSVDMSAVMINDSLSSLVDDNQSEPMLLTPDTLDIDL; encoded by the exons ATGACGGAATCTGGAATTGATTTGGGCTTCGATATGGAGTTCGATCTAAATATTAGTCTGTTAAATGATAACGAAAATATGGATTTTCTACCAAATATTACTGTAGCAGGCAGTTCTGAAAATGTGGAGTTCTATGAATTAAAATCATCAACTCGCTGTTTACGATCTGACGAAAT ACCAACATTCAAAACTGCCACTCCCACTTCACGAACCCAACTAAAACTTCAGTTACAACGggagcaacatcaacagcaacaacagcaaatgATGATACAGCAACAGACCCTGGATTCACCAGATCCGAAAATGCACCTTTTGTTTGGCAGTGGACAGGGATCCATGGAATCGGAATTTATCGACAGCGGTAGTACCAGCGCATGTGGCAGCGGGTCATCTAGTTTAGAGCAAATGTCACAATTAGTGCAAATGGATAGTTTGATTGACACGTCAAGTGCGGCTAAACTTAAAGTTCCTCTTCAAAGTATTGGTGTAGATGTGCCACCCCAAGTGCTGCag GTCAGTACAGTTCTTGAAAACCCGACCAGGTATCACGTTATTCAAAAGCAAAAAAATCAAGTGAGACAATATCTTAGCGAATCCTTTAAGCCATCTATATGGGGCTGCCATAACAGCGAA ATTAAAATGGCGAATAACTCTGCTTCAACCGGTAATCTTCAAAGTTCATCCTTAGATAAAGGTCTTCCGTTGGAGCGTACAAACAGTTTTGGGTGTGATACGACTGTTAGTGCTAAGAGAAATATGCATTCCGACGACCCAATGCCTATTTCCACCTTTGGAACCAGTTTTTCAAGAAGTGATAACATAAATCCCAATATTGATCAAGTTTCTGGAGAGTCAGCCATGGCACAAAAAACCAACCAGTTAGGATTTGCTAAAGCTAATTCAAGCCTAAGTTCAACAACACGCACTTCTTCGGGAATGATGAATTCAATTAGAATTTCCAGCACAGCCAGTTCGTTGCAGTCTACTTCAGCACCCATTTCGCCTAGCCTAAGCTCGGTTGCAACAAGTGCCTCGGAG CTACCATCATTTGACAGCGAT CCAGATGACCTTTTTGATGATATTTTGCAAAATGACTCCTTTAACTTTGacaaaaatttcaattctGAGCTTTCAATTAAACAGGAGCCTCAAAATTTAACTGATGCTGAAATTAATGCTATGGCAAAAGACAGACAAAAGAAGGATAACCACAATATGA TTGAGCGAAGACGCCGTTTTAATATCAATGACAGAATCAAAGAGCTTGGTACGCTTTTGCCAAAGGGTAGTGACGCATTTTACGAAGTTGTTCGTGATATTCGtccaaacaaagggacaatcTTAAAATCCTCTGTTGACTATATTAAATGTTTGAAACATGAGGTGACTCGTTTAAGACAAAATGAGTGTCGTCAACGTCAAATGGAGTTGCAAAATCGAAAACTTATGTCTCGAATAAGG GAGTTGGAAATGCAGGCGAAGTCCCACGGAATATCTTTATCAGACTACCACTTAACTTCCGTATCGGCGCCTACCCAAGCCAACGCATATCTTAAAGGTTCAAGTCTGTCTCCCGTTTCTCGAAGCCGTCGATCCCTTTTTGATCTACCTGTTGAAAAAAAA ATACAAGCTATGAACAGTGGCGATGTTAATATGGGTATGAATCAGATCGATGAACTAATGGAGGATTGCAAGCATCCAGTACAAGGTGGCGACCCGATGTTGTCATCGCATAGTCACATGCCATCCGCTTCAGGGTCACCATCTTCAAAGGAATTAAATTGTGCTAGCTTTGATCCAAAGATTGTCTCGGAGGCTGATGTAGGCCTATTTAGAGGAAAGTCAAATTTAGTAGCAGATGATTGTTGCAGTATAAATTGCAGTACTTCATGCTATATTCAGCACCAGGCAACACACGAGGGTCACCGAAATCATTGCCACCACTCCAGTATACGCGGGATTCACAGTTTATCTGATTCAGTTCAAAACTCTGAGTTCGGTAGACTTGAACATTGCGACGATCCGCTGTTGTCATCTTCCCGAAGGTCTCTGGGCACAGTAGATGAAGATCAACATAGTTCTGTTGATATGTCTGCGGTTATGATAAATGACTCACTTTCTTCTTTGGTGGATGACAATCAGAGTGAGCCTATGCTTCTCACTCCTGACACCTTAGATATTGACTtgtaa
- the LOC119556329 gene encoding microphthalmia-associated transcription factor isoform X1 produces the protein MFSYWSKKSIPSKVECKELAKELSISENTFRTEVEMERQKMAQPTTDRHVLEFQDFLRRVQTLQMSHTEASEKQDLTVNRSNLRSSTAIEVGEEPPTIQATDNIGKAYPSTDLSFGDNVPMATTNIRVTVGIDKDLEMILEMDPSIVDLGDISIAEATEPRIVGLPPLSGGPTFKTATPTSRTQLKLQLQREQHQQQQQQMMIQQQTLDSPDPKMHLLFGSGQGSMESEFIDSGSTSACGSGSSSLEQMSQLVQMDSLIDTSSAAKLKVPLQSIGVDVPPQVLQVSTVLENPTRYHVIQKQKNQVRQYLSESFKPSIWGCHNSEIKMANNSASTGNLQSSSLDKGLPLERTNSFGCDTTVSAKRNMHSDDPMPISTFGTSFSRSDNINPNIDQVSGESAMAQKTNQLGFAKANSSLSSTTRTSSGMMNSIRISSTASSLQSTSAPISPSLSSVATSASELPSFDSDPDDLFDDILQNDSFNFDKNFNSELSIKQEPQNLTDAEINAMAKDRQKKDNHNMIERRRRFNINDRIKELGTLLPKGSDAFYEVVRDIRPNKGTILKSSVDYIKCLKHEVTRLRQNECRQRQMELQNRKLMSRIRELEMQAKSHGISLSDYHLTSVSAPTQANAYLKGSSLSPVSRSRRSLFDLPVEKKIQAMNSGDVNMGMNQIDELMEDCKHPVQGGDPMLSSHSHMPSASGSPSSKELNCASFDPKIVSEADVGLFRGKSNLVADDCCSINCSTSCYIQHQATHEGHRNHCHHSSIRGIHSLSDSVQNSEFGRLEHCDDPLLSSSRRSLGTVDEDQHSSVDMSAVMINDSLSSLVDDNQSEPMLLTPDTLDIDL, from the exons atgttttcttacTGGAGCAAAAAAAGTATTCCAAGCAAAGTTGAATGTAAAGAGTTGGCGAAAGAATTGTCCATAAGCGAAAATACTTTTCGAACAGAAGTAGAAATGGAAAGGCAGAAAATGGCTCAGCCGACTACAGATAGGCATGTCCTGGAGTTTCAAGACTTTCTAAGGCGGGTTCAGACTTTACAGATGTCACACACCGAGGCAAGCGAAAAACAAGATTTAACAGTCAATCGGTCCAATTTGCGCAGTTCCACGGCTATTGAAGTCGGAGAGGAACCGCCGACTATACAAGCAACTGATAATATTGGTAAAGCATATCCTTCGACAGATCTAAGTTTTGGTGATAATGTGCCTATGGCTACTACAAATATCCGAGTAACAGTTGGTATCGACAAAGATTTAGAAATGATTCTTGAAATGGATCCAAGTATTGTAGATTTGGGCGATATTAGTATTGCCGAAGCAACAGAGCCGCGCATAGTGGGTTTACCTCCACTCTCGGGTGG ACCAACATTCAAAACTGCCACTCCCACTTCACGAACCCAACTAAAACTTCAGTTACAACGggagcaacatcaacagcaacaacagcaaatgATGATACAGCAACAGACCCTGGATTCACCAGATCCGAAAATGCACCTTTTGTTTGGCAGTGGACAGGGATCCATGGAATCGGAATTTATCGACAGCGGTAGTACCAGCGCATGTGGCAGCGGGTCATCTAGTTTAGAGCAAATGTCACAATTAGTGCAAATGGATAGTTTGATTGACACGTCAAGTGCGGCTAAACTTAAAGTTCCTCTTCAAAGTATTGGTGTAGATGTGCCACCCCAAGTGCTGCag GTCAGTACAGTTCTTGAAAACCCGACCAGGTATCACGTTATTCAAAAGCAAAAAAATCAAGTGAGACAATATCTTAGCGAATCCTTTAAGCCATCTATATGGGGCTGCCATAACAGCGAA ATTAAAATGGCGAATAACTCTGCTTCAACCGGTAATCTTCAAAGTTCATCCTTAGATAAAGGTCTTCCGTTGGAGCGTACAAACAGTTTTGGGTGTGATACGACTGTTAGTGCTAAGAGAAATATGCATTCCGACGACCCAATGCCTATTTCCACCTTTGGAACCAGTTTTTCAAGAAGTGATAACATAAATCCCAATATTGATCAAGTTTCTGGAGAGTCAGCCATGGCACAAAAAACCAACCAGTTAGGATTTGCTAAAGCTAATTCAAGCCTAAGTTCAACAACACGCACTTCTTCGGGAATGATGAATTCAATTAGAATTTCCAGCACAGCCAGTTCGTTGCAGTCTACTTCAGCACCCATTTCGCCTAGCCTAAGCTCGGTTGCAACAAGTGCCTCGGAG CTACCATCATTTGACAGCGAT CCAGATGACCTTTTTGATGATATTTTGCAAAATGACTCCTTTAACTTTGacaaaaatttcaattctGAGCTTTCAATTAAACAGGAGCCTCAAAATTTAACTGATGCTGAAATTAATGCTATGGCAAAAGACAGACAAAAGAAGGATAACCACAATATGA TTGAGCGAAGACGCCGTTTTAATATCAATGACAGAATCAAAGAGCTTGGTACGCTTTTGCCAAAGGGTAGTGACGCATTTTACGAAGTTGTTCGTGATATTCGtccaaacaaagggacaatcTTAAAATCCTCTGTTGACTATATTAAATGTTTGAAACATGAGGTGACTCGTTTAAGACAAAATGAGTGTCGTCAACGTCAAATGGAGTTGCAAAATCGAAAACTTATGTCTCGAATAAGG GAGTTGGAAATGCAGGCGAAGTCCCACGGAATATCTTTATCAGACTACCACTTAACTTCCGTATCGGCGCCTACCCAAGCCAACGCATATCTTAAAGGTTCAAGTCTGTCTCCCGTTTCTCGAAGCCGTCGATCCCTTTTTGATCTACCTGTTGAAAAAAAA ATACAAGCTATGAACAGTGGCGATGTTAATATGGGTATGAATCAGATCGATGAACTAATGGAGGATTGCAAGCATCCAGTACAAGGTGGCGACCCGATGTTGTCATCGCATAGTCACATGCCATCCGCTTCAGGGTCACCATCTTCAAAGGAATTAAATTGTGCTAGCTTTGATCCAAAGATTGTCTCGGAGGCTGATGTAGGCCTATTTAGAGGAAAGTCAAATTTAGTAGCAGATGATTGTTGCAGTATAAATTGCAGTACTTCATGCTATATTCAGCACCAGGCAACACACGAGGGTCACCGAAATCATTGCCACCACTCCAGTATACGCGGGATTCACAGTTTATCTGATTCAGTTCAAAACTCTGAGTTCGGTAGACTTGAACATTGCGACGATCCGCTGTTGTCATCTTCCCGAAGGTCTCTGGGCACAGTAGATGAAGATCAACATAGTTCTGTTGATATGTCTGCGGTTATGATAAATGACTCACTTTCTTCTTTGGTGGATGACAATCAGAGTGAGCCTATGCTTCTCACTCCTGACACCTTAGATATTGACTtgtaa